One Pecten maximus unplaced genomic scaffold, xPecMax1.1, whole genome shotgun sequence genomic window, CTGTTGCGTTAAGCACATTAAGGATGATCATTGGTAGTTAGCATTACTATGATGccgacgacgatgatgatgacggtggatgatgatgatgatgatgatgatgatgatgatgatgaaatttTTGATGAACAACTTTACTTGTAACGGAGAGCACTACCTACAAGTTAGATGTACAATGGGCAACAAAATGGCACCATCACACGAGGGCGTGTTATAGACCATCTCGAGTCTAAGCTACAGTGTACTTGCAGCAGCCCTAACGGAACTGATCAGCTGCCTTAGATTTATTGACGACATCGGGATAAAATGGACAACCGGTAAAGAGCCCTTTGAGGAATTAATTTCGTGAATGAGTTCCATCAGAACATTTAGTTTACTGCCGACATCTCCGATGATAACAAAACTCTTCGCGGACACCTGTTCCATATTTGCAACGGAGAAATACAAATGGATTTATACAGTGAACCAACAGACACTCGCCGCTACCTTCGCCCGTCCAGTTGTTACCCACCTCACAAAACAGGGAGCATTAAATATTCAAAAGTtttgaacattttgaaattcTCAATTTGGGGTACGGAGCAGCCTTGATTGATAGCCATATCGATATGGTGAAAGCATTGGACAGGGAGAGAAACTGGAATACAAAGCCAGACCAAACACTGGACAAGCAACTTATGTAGTAACCTTTCATCCCAGCCTGCAGCGTTGTCAAAAATCTTCAAGAAACACTTGCACATCCGCTTTTGTCCAGTAAACGCGAGTGTATTTTCGCAAAACCACATTAATTAGCTTACAGCAGACTAAAAAAACATAAAAGATAATGGTAGTCAGCAGTAAACTTCCTCCACCCTCTCATACAACTGCCACAGGCTGTATCCAGTTGTAAAAATTGTCCATACACTCTCAGCATCAATTCATTCAATTGTGAGACGGATGGACAGAACCACCGCATCCTCCAGTCGGTCTCCTGCACATCGgccaatgtaatatatatatacctttttGCCTGTGCCAAGTGTAACATGCAGGATGTAAGGGAGACCAAAACACCACTCAATTGGGCGATTGCGAATGACGGTTGTTCCATCAAGCAGAAACGCCAGGACCTGCGCGCAGTGAGACATTTCAACCTGCCGAGCCACACATGGCGTTACATGCAGGTGATCATCTTTGACCACTGCGGGAGTTTGGTATGATCAGCAGCGCCTAAATAAAGACGACATAGGATCTACCAACTTCAAATCGACTTCCCAATCGGCATAAATGAAAGATAATTCGCCATATGCTACGTTGTtgaaggactcacacaacttaACATCGTATTATACATGTTATTACTAGCGGCTCCTTCGCCTCTTCCgctgatttgttttgtttaaagttttCATCACCTTTAAATTGATGTATTACACTGGTTTATAGCATATATATGAGCACATGAGTACTCGTAGGGCAATATCCCTCATACTTACAGTGGACGGGGAAATCTCCACTTTGGTAATTGGCGACTGTTTTTTCATGTaatcctacgccattctattttaagtagaaatgtatttttcaaaccTCAAAACATCATCTTAACCTCAAGCATAGGAAGAACCCGCTCCGTATGTTTATTAATCAGAACGATTCCTACAAATTTCAGAAACAAACTTTCTTCGGGGACTTGTTTCGAGTTAAAACAGCAGCTGATCGGCTGAGTTAGTTGTGAGCGTACTTCTGTCAGCAATACCCTACATAGCACGCGCTGTCATCACTTGCAACTTGCACTGTTACTTTTTAGTCTATTTATTTATACCATTTACACACCACCttagatgttttctaattaattacaCCAGGCCTTTGGCGAATTAATTATCAACCGAAGGGAtcattaacaaaaacataacgatattgttcgttgtttatctatcaaacttgtataatatatgttgGTTCATCTtctgtatatgttgtttattaatccaatacatgtataaacactaTGTACAAAGTGGTCAGCCTTTCGGCCAGCGGCCGGCTTGAGTGCCAAACCCAAGACTCCCTTTCAGTTATGTGTACAAGACTTAAGTACACCGATTGACAATTTCCTACATCAGACAGTTACCTAATACCTATATATGGAACCCGTAGGCCACTAATCTCTTGCATAACATATCTGGTAAATTGTATGGCAGGTGACCAGCCTTTATACATGATtaagtaggtacatgtatatactttagCTTAGTAGCTGACGCAGTCTGTCTCATAACTGGGCTaacatatttaactaaattatatttttgaaattagaaataaaactattttaCGGCACATTCGTCCCTCTGTAATAATTGATGGCAAATTAGAATACAATTTCGGCATCATGGTTAATTACTAATATGGGCACATTCGTCCCTCTGTCATAAAAAATGAGTCGTATTTAAAACTTATTGAAGACTTACATGTACTAAACCTTAAAGACCTTTAGTAACTTacattgttaaaatgaattatagCAGAACAAAGCTTTAACGTAGTTATTTCCGTACTTTATAAAAAACAAGAGAACAAAAATACgatatgaaatatcattcaTGTGCTGTTACggaatgaaaatatgaaaataaaaaaaatattacttgTTGTGACGTCTACCGTACACAAAGCCAAGTCATGAATGTCGCACTCCAATTAGGCTGACActaaaataattaatgaaatgaAGCTTACCAAAAGAATTCCTAGTTGAGTTATAGTATGTGTCTATATCCGGATACTATAGAAACAAAGACAAATATTTTCCGGCATTAACATTGCATCGGGTGTTTCTGATCCGTAGATGTATAGTGTATGTGGTGTATGCCATACGAGTACAGTAGAATCATATTAATGTGCGTAAAACCGCATCACTTTCTCTGTCTCAGACATATATAATGGTCGAGTTTCAATAACAATTGATCCCCGTGTTAAACCACGTGGACAAAACTCgccataaaaaatatataatgatatgtaaatgtaaaaatgtaagtGTTCTTAGAAATCTTATGGTAATAATGATATATCGTAACAACACAATTCATGGATGTCAACATAATTTACAAAggaataacaaatatataatattgtaaatctATCCTTGCTTTGAGTGTGAAAACCTTTGAGACGGCCATTAATGACTACAAAACCAAAAATAAGATTTTGTAAATAAGATAAATTGAATTAGCTGATGCTTAAAAACTGTATCATTAGCATTATGTAGTAGCTATTATGTAGTAATAAGGTAAATCATATAAAAGGTTtacaaaaatactgaaaacagtAGTACGTTAACTGTAAATGATGTTAAATGAAAAgcttgtaaaaatattttttgctGACGAATGTAGTTATTAATACGTTCATATTTTAACAGGCTTAACATTATCATGTTATGTAGAGCTGTATTTATATTCAATGGCGGTAGTaaccaataataaaacataatatgtaTACCTTACTATAAAACattgcagtatatatatataagtcccGAAACGGTCATTCGAATGTCACTAATAACACAAATCGTGAATTGTTCAAATGCAGTTGAATCCACTGGTTCCAAGATATTGAATGGCAAAGTTCAAATGAATTTTAAGAAAATGAATGTTCATCATATGTGCTGCGGCAAAGTGATAAAGTTGATGAGGGCTTGCTTCTGCTGTAAAACCAACTTTTCTAACAAGCATGATATATCTCGCACAATAAGGCtgagaaaaataaatgtaaaatgttcCAGAAAGTTCCTTGATATAAGTGGTTATTGATGCATTTCCGGGTATAGAAATGTTATTAAAATCTTCTTTCTTGGTCTTAGAACAGGTATTTCAAATCCGTAGTATCACATCTTGAGGATGGAATTCTGGATATGAAACAATATAGAAAACTTCTTCCTGGCGTTAATCCGCAGTTATTTGCACTTGAGTACTTTTCTTTTTCAAAGGATGTAAAGCTTGAGAACCACACCAATTGAAATGTCCACTTCTTTACTGTACCAAACCAGTAGATGTACCTGATTTGATGTTGAACTACCAATAATGACACTATTTTCACCACTCGTGTTATCTTGATCATTCCACCTGAATGCCTCTTGTATGTCCTCCACATGATCATTTTCAGTTCTACCGACGACTTGAATACATCTTTGAACTCCTTAAAGCATATTGGTGATATATTTTGGaaacatactgtacatgtaaataatgaCATCAAAAGTCAAAATCATACAATCAAAAAGTTTTTTAAGCTAATCGGGAAattatacatacactgtatatattttttgttgtatcCTTCctcaaatacataaataaaggAAAATCTAAGTAAATTGACAGGAAATTTATAAGATCTTCAGCTAAAGCTTCATCTTCACTACCTAGCTGAAGCTATGTTTTGACATTAAACTGGGCACTCCAcgttgtttcttttaattttgttaacaatacttgtctttacgtagattcacaggaactatattatcttagcaaccaaGACagccgtagttaccaacgtcacAACACATCacgacttttattttcttcgtacgGGTTTTCAATGATTTGTTTTATGGCTGTATGAACCcaatgggatacagacatattcaatatatagtGCTATgtagaatatgtctgtatcccacTGTGTTCATACCACCGTTAACACAATAAAAACACCGTTCAATCCCAATATGTACCTATAACTTTAAAGTGAAATTTTAACCAATAATCAAcattattaattttaaattattcATTAAAAGGGCACATCAATCAACAAACACCCAAAACATTCCAGAATCTTCTAAGtgaagaaaaaaacccacaataATTAGTAAACCAATGCAAGTTTGTTAAGAATTGATGGAAATAATGCAAAGATATTCATAgaaaatttcaacatttcaaaaaaaaaaaaaacatgcatggataataatatatacaaattaagtAAAATCAATCCAGTGTAAATAACTGTCTCCTTAAACGAGGTCGCGAGATTGCGAGGTGAGGAACCTCCTGATTTTAGGTCGAGATTACGATGTCGCGAGATTACGAGGTGGCCCTAACCGACCAACATATTATTGTATACTTATAACGTCAATAAAGTCTTGCCCTAGATATTTATTCTATACAATATCCGGACTAGGTCATCAGTGCCTATTTTTTACCCCATCTTTGCTGTTATAGTCATAACTTCTCTAATTTATAACTTGGGGGTATATCTTTTTATCTGTAATTGATTCGTCATTAATAAATGACCTTTTCAAAACATATTATGTCTTCATTATCAATTTCGAGTGTTTCTTAACAGCAAACTAGCTGTGATCACCCAGCTCGTGTATAAGACCGAGATGACATAAATAACattcatttatatttgtataaataaatacatttatgtcagtctgtaattgtttgtttattatatgATGAGAGGGGCATTTGGACCCTCGCATCTTCCATTGTTTCTGGTTGTTATGTAGATGGGCTAACATTGAGGGGTCAAGAAGGAGGTCCATACCTGGGCCACGTGATGGAAAATTCCCAGGacttgatgttgatgttgatgttgctggtttaaagtctcgatttaggttacaacctctattcgcgactctaggttagaacattagtccggggtgactGTTAGGTGTTGTCAGTTGGTGCtcccctcctcctttctcaacGCGGGCTTGGGACCGGCTACGGCGGAGTTCTTCCCAGGACTTGATTGACCTCTGGTCATTTTGGCTGAAGCGATATCAGCTTTTGATTGGTCAGCCAATCAGCAGCCACGTAGCCCAGCCACCGGACCTATCACAGAGGAGATTGACCCTCAGTAGCGTCACCTCCATTTCGAAAATCGAATGTAAAAGTTTATCTCCACTGATGGAAGTTTTTGTAACACTTTTGATTTCCCACTCTTATACCCTCCCAGTGTAACATGTAAAGATCTGTCAATTTTTGACTCCTTATACTTGCTAATATGCAAATGGTATCTTCAGGTTATATAATCTTTATAATTATCGCTGATAATTATTGCTTTAAATCAATTATGGGTGTATTGTTTGTGCAATATGCATGTCGTGCCTATTTTTTACCCCATCTTTGCTGTTATAGTCATAATTTCTCTAATTTATAACTTGGggatatatctttatatcttaattaatttgtcattaataaatgaTCTTTTCAACACATATTATGTCTTCATTATCAATTTCGAGTGTTTCTTAACAGCAAACTAGCTGTGGTCACCCAGCTCGTGTATAAGACAGAGATGACATAAAGTACAGCTACGACGTCTCTCATAACCTACAACGTAACCTGTGTTTAGACTATTAATACTATGTGTATGTTTCCTTATGTGGATGGCTGTACATTCCTTAACAGCCCTTGTTAGATGGATTTGAAGTAGACCAGGCTGATGAAACATGTATTGGTGGACATGCCAGTCCTGGGATAGACAGATCTGGTGCGGTTGGCTCAGCGGGGTTTTCGTTGATTGGAGGATAAAATGTTCCTGCAATGTAAAAGcttcaatataacatattttttatatgtatgCTGCGACATATTAAGACGACATATATCATCTGAAAGAGAAGGAATATCCGGTTTTATTACATTGATTTATTTGTGCAAAATCTCTATAAGGTTAAATATTTACCTATCTATATCAATCTATCTATTATactaacacaaatgacgaaggaagacaatttcaTGAATCGTGTAACTAAGGAACTAGGAAATCCATGAGGTGTAGTGGTATAAGATGCAGGTATTTCCGATTGTCGCAGATCGTGAATTCGAGGCGCTGTCAGGACACGTGccataaaattgtcttccttcgtcatttatgttactgttatataaacacacatatgcaTCATTCGACGACCAATTTACGAGAAGCTTTTACCCAGCCATGGCTGGTCTCTTCAGGTATGATTTATATTCACATAACTCAATAACGTCATAATTGACGTGACGTCACGATGTATACATTCACGTTACAACTATTTAATATGGCGCAAATGTTAACTTTGTCTTGCTAAGACTgggttttgatatttttgttaacTGATCCTCTTTCTTTTCCACTAAAGCGGTATCATATGACTGTGattgatatacacatgtataggtAATAAATTGAATTGATCTCCAGCACAATTACGAATATGCTTTTCGAAATATTTTTTCGGAGTCAGTCTATGTACAATCGTGCGTCATTACTAATTTGACCAATATAGAAAACAGCACATTTAGAACAAATCATAGCATATTTGGACACCCCTGGATTAACACCAGAATCATCTTAGAACATGTCAACATTTGTTTAAAACTTCTAGATTACCGTCTACTAAGTAAAATAGTGTTGAGTGTTATAAAAACTGTTTCTCATACGGCTATTACTTTATGTAATAAATTTAAGATTTATGTTTAAATAACTACATCGACATCTCATACCTGGTTCTTCAGTATCATGGATCATCGTTTCATTTTCAGGAgctgtaaataaacaaaaatagaacAATGAGTATGAGTTTCCACTAGCGAAGTATGCCGAGGTcttttacaggtacatgtacatgtatgaggataaatataacataaacaatgttttctATATACCATGACCTAACTAGTAATCTCAAACTGATAATTGTGGCAATAATATATTCAACTTAACGATATGAATTTTCTTAACAAATTACTATATTGAATCCGAACTGAGACAAATTCCTATGATGCCCTTACGACGGACAAATGTCTGAATAAACAAATTTTGAACCTGTTCCTCCTTTTGGATGTCTGTTTTCGCCTACTTCTTGGATACCTCTTAATGACAGCGATTCTGAAAAATGAAATTAGGTGCATCTTAGCTTGACCGTACATACttaaattgaaaatgtttttagtCATTATTTATCTAAATGGAAAATATACACACTGGAAGGTTTTCTAAACCAGTAACGTGTTCTATTGAATCCATTCAACGAACATTAATGAAATGATATAAACGAAAGCACATGtatcagtatgttttatttGACGGCGGATTTATAAAAGATATACTCCccgtaaaataaaaaaatcgctTTAGTTAAGCACtcattgcaaaaaaaaaaaaaaatgagaaaaccGGCATTAAAACTAACGTGTTATTCTAACTCAAATTCGACAAAACGAAGTCAATATTAGAACAAAACCATATACTTTAATGAAGACCTTTGAAGAAGAGCAAGAAGAATAAGACCTTGTGGTCCAgtagagtaagcgtcttctgcttaaTCGATGACACCCGACATACCAATCGAGTCCGGTTTAgtcacgttctcaaaatgaTAACTTCCATGCTACCACTAGCCAATAACTACGCCTGACTTCCTATCGCACAAAGACATATACTATTTCAAAATATGGTCATGATATCTACCATAAAATGTTCCTAAACATACAACAGTTTGCAGTTGTAAAAAACGcatatatgtgatatatttagaCATTCACATATGCAAGAACCTTTCGCCCCTGCCGGTATAACTGATAAGGAATCCACTACAAGAGTAAGTGCCCATTGGTCATGTCCGTtaattaatgactgataacatgTGGTGTATACCTTACTTCAAGGTAGTCCTGATATGCCACTACAGAACAATGTAACTATTGTGTGCCAAAACTTTATCAGTCAGTCAGCTTAAAAAAGCTTATCATCCTTTAACTTAGCTCTATAATGTCATTGTAGAATTGAAGCTGAagtatttttgtataattttataagttCTACTTTCCACAACGCGCAGCCCTAATGGCCCTATCGTCATAAATTGTATGTTATCTTGAAATCAGCGATTGTTCCTGAAATATAGCAAAATGCCCCAGCATCATCCCTTGCTAAACCCTTGCACCCTTTCGCTTACATATTATATGGTCAGTATTATTCAATAGCTATTCTAAAAACATAAGGAGACGAATTTGTACTATGTACTTGTCTCTGAAcccttttattttttgtataatgtatgaacTATTGCAAATTAAAATaacgaaataaagtttaaactaaaTCATGTGGTATGACGATCAATATTGACATGAACGGTTACCTGATTCATTAGCAATTTCGACATCTCGTTCCCTCCTCCGATGGTGTTGATATACTGGTAATTAACAGCAAAATAACATGCATTAAAAACTATTTAAGATTAACACCGAATTGTCAAATGATTTTGTTTCTCCGTGTGATTTTCTGTTTGATTCGTTAACATATATggatgtgtcatttaaaaaaatgaagtttGATTGACCAACTGATGTGGTAATAATTTATTCTCACAATCCTTCCTTGTGCTAAAAATTAATCGTGGTGAAAGCAGACTTCCTGGTAGAAAATCTAACATAttgattatttatatttcaaaacaagtGTATCTTTAAAAGtctttatcatttatatatgtaaaatatttatgatgCCGGTAGGAATATCAAGGGTATATGTCATCTCTTTCAATACTCCTGGGTAACATGTGAATTTTTCATAGTGTTTGACAATTTCTTTTGTCAACAATACAAAGTTCAAAAAGACACTTAAGTAAAAGGGATAGAAATCATAAATGTTAGTTAAATATTTATGCTTATACTTTATTGTATTCAATACATACTGTCAATAGAGCTATCGTATGCTACTGATCGAGCCCAAGTGACGAAGACACAGAAAATGTTACTTCCAATTCGATATGCCAACCTATAACAACGCCTAAATGGTGATATAATAGTACAATTGAATTAACCTCATCAGTCATTCATAAAATAAATTCGAAGGCGAAACGAATCTCCTCGTACCAAGTATTAactaaaacaaatgtttttataGTAATAATCACCTCGATTTTGACCCCAGAGTCAAGAGACAACAGATGATGTTGTGAATAAGAATATGAACTTTCAAGACAATCGGACAATTAATGAAGTTAGTAGAGCCAGGAtgtcataaatatattgatagtCAGATTTACCTCAAGTTTGACCCCTGTTAGTTGAAACACCTCAATTCATAACGGGATGCCCGCTGTGAGTAAGTGTATCAAGTTTCAGGAAAATCAGAAAGTTAATGACGCAGGTAGAATAAGGACGTCGTTTGGTTTCTTACGGTACGTATAGGATTACCTCTTACGGTACGTATAGGATTACCTCTTACGGTACGTATAGGATTACCTCTTACGGTACGTATAGGATTaccctttatatatatatatatgtataggccCTCGTCGACTCGTTGCAAGATAACAACCCATGTGTGAAACGGTGATTAATTGGCAATATTTACAGCAATCAATACCGTACTAATGATTTATAGAAGACTTCTCTCTACATAGCAACTACTTGTAAAATAGTTATCATTCAGTGAGATATATTTATTGCATGGCAAGACTTTACCATTCAGAAATCCTCTACTTGTCTTGACGTTAAGATATAGATTGCCGATTCCAATCAACACAAGGAGGACCAAACCTATGATAATGATGCCGTACAGCAGGCTAGAAAAACATGGAAGACATCACTGTTAAACATACTAGTATAACAATATCTTAAATGTATTTATGCATGCTCCACATAAAACTAAAACCAATGATTGAATTGAAAAGGCCATCTCATACAAGATGACAATTTATTAtagaaacatgaaaattattatcatcagaaatattttgaaaagctcATCATAAGATGGCTAATTCCGCATCAGTATTAGAACAATATTCCTAACAGATTGCTAATAGCTTGTTAATAGCTTTTATTCCGTGATAAGTATTAGTTATTATAATGTGTTTTGAGATTGCTACAAAAGAAACGAAAAGGTAgttttataaatacaaaattacgATTGTATACAAGACATTGCGTTTTAATTCCAATGTTATTGTAACACGGACGCTTCGGGCTATGTTGGTACTGTAGTCTCGTTGTGCATGCTAATATAGTCCTTACATTTGAACACGGGTAGTAGTCTACTATTTCGGCcaatttcatttaaaagaaaGTCGAAAAAGCccaatatttacatgtcacggaacattttatgttataaaGTAGGTGATACAGTGTTAGTATTATCTGGGCAGGGAAACGTAACGAAGGGAGTTATAAATCATGTCTTAACTGTGACTAAATCTGGCTGAAACTCGTCGGGAATGGAACTGTACCAACCTCAGTGAATGACCGTGCGAGTTATTCAGATCAGTAGGGACCTGGCGTGGTGAAGCCATGGTAACCTCATTGTAGCTTTTCTCATCTGTCCTACCAAGGCAATCGGTTGTTTCACAAGGTGAAGTGACCTCAGTTTTGCTTTTGGTCGTCAAAGGCTTATGTAGAAACATTTTCCTAAGTCGCAATCGCTCTCCGCAAATTGTGTCCGCAGTTGCATTTCCTTCTTTCGCGGTAACTTTACCATGCGTTTCACAACTAAATTAGGTGGAAAAAACAACTTTAACGAGTATTAATTACAGGAACGTACGGTAGATAATATCTGTCATATCTACTCTTTCCAGTGGAATGTGCTGTCGtctgattatatatatgattgtgTGCAGTTGATATAATGCGTTTACAACTTGACTTCAATCATGTACATTAGTATAGATTTCCGTGGGGCTCAAATTTCTTGTTGCTTTTCCACTGTTGGCATTGAACTTTGTGTAACGATAGTTTTCACGAAATCATTAGCGTTTATTTAAAATCCTGTCAAATCGAAACAAATCATAACTACGTAAATACACTAGATCGTAAATCTAAAAGTAG contains:
- the LOC117321068 gene encoding uncharacterized protein LOC117321068 codes for the protein MFLHKPLTTKSKTEVTSPCETTDCLGRTDEKSYNEVTMASPRQVPTDLNNSHGHSLSLLYGIIIIGLVLLVLIGIGNLYLNVKTSRGFLNVYQHHRRRERDVEIANESESLSLRGIQEVGENRHPKGGTAPENETMIHDTEEPGTFYPPINENPAEPTAPDLSIPGLACPPIHVSSAWSTSNPSNKGC